A genomic stretch from Pomacea canaliculata isolate SZHN2017 linkage group LG2, ASM307304v1, whole genome shotgun sequence includes:
- the LOC112557050 gene encoding putative hydrolase RBBP9 isoform X2 — protein sequence MWTYERNTMDMEEVKVVIVPGNGAGNVEAANWYGWLHYKLKENNVKSILRNMPDPITARESVWLPFMQDELGCDENTIIVGHSSGAEAAMRYTETHKVKGIVLVSACVTDLGDANERASGYYNRLWQWDSIRANTGFIAQYGSTDDPFIPWLEQKEVADQLNSNLFKFEDKGHFMNTAFPELLAFLKSVL from the exons ATGTGGACATATGAAAGGA ACACCATGGATATGGAAGAGGTCAAAGTAGTCATCGTTCCAGGAAATGGTGCAGGAAATGTAGAGGCTGCCAACTGGTATGGATGGCTTCATTACAAGTTGAAGGAAAATA ATGTCAAGAGCATTCTGAGGAACATGCCAGATCCCATCACAGCTCGAGAATCTGTGTGGCTCCCATTCATGCAGGATGAACTGGGTTGTGATGAAAACACCATTATTGTTGGTCATAGCTCAGGTGCGGAGGCAGCCATGAGATATACAGAGACACATAAG GTGAAGGGGATTGTGTTGGTGTCAGCCTGTGTGACAGATTTGGGTGATGCTAATGAGCGAGCCAGTGGTTATTACAACCGCCTTTGGCAGTGGGACTCTATTCGTGCAAATACTGGATTCATAGCACAGTATGGCTCAACTGATGACCCTTTCATTCCATGGTTGGAACAAAAGGAGGTGGCAGACCAACTCAACAGCAATTTGTTTAAGTTTGAAGACAAAGGTCACTTCATGAACACAGCATTTCCTGAACtacttgcttttttaaaatctgtgctTTAG
- the LOC112557050 gene encoding putative hydrolase RBBP9 isoform X1 — MVIHSLRCSHNSPPCHPMSSNVLQQPGFFGSIMADSQSHQGIPICTMIDYARAYLFVHSDTMDMEEVKVVIVPGNGAGNVEAANWYGWLHYKLKENNVKSILRNMPDPITARESVWLPFMQDELGCDENTIIVGHSSGAEAAMRYTETHKVKGIVLVSACVTDLGDANERASGYYNRLWQWDSIRANTGFIAQYGSTDDPFIPWLEQKEVADQLNSNLFKFEDKGHFMNTAFPELLAFLKSVL; from the exons ATGGTGATACATTCACTTAGATGTAGCCACAACTCTCCTCCATGTCACCCAATGTCTTCGAATGTCTTACAACAGCCAGGATTTTTCGGATCCATCATGGCGGATTCACAAAGCCATCAAGGTATCCCAATATGCACTATGATTGACTATGCGCGCGCATATCTCTTCGTCCATTCAG ACACCATGGATATGGAAGAGGTCAAAGTAGTCATCGTTCCAGGAAATGGTGCAGGAAATGTAGAGGCTGCCAACTGGTATGGATGGCTTCATTACAAGTTGAAGGAAAATA ATGTCAAGAGCATTCTGAGGAACATGCCAGATCCCATCACAGCTCGAGAATCTGTGTGGCTCCCATTCATGCAGGATGAACTGGGTTGTGATGAAAACACCATTATTGTTGGTCATAGCTCAGGTGCGGAGGCAGCCATGAGATATACAGAGACACATAAG GTGAAGGGGATTGTGTTGGTGTCAGCCTGTGTGACAGATTTGGGTGATGCTAATGAGCGAGCCAGTGGTTATTACAACCGCCTTTGGCAGTGGGACTCTATTCGTGCAAATACTGGATTCATAGCACAGTATGGCTCAACTGATGACCCTTTCATTCCATGGTTGGAACAAAAGGAGGTGGCAGACCAACTCAACAGCAATTTGTTTAAGTTTGAAGACAAAGGTCACTTCATGAACACAGCATTTCCTGAACtacttgcttttttaaaatctgtgctTTAG
- the LOC112557045 gene encoding enhancer of polycomb homolog 1-like: MSKVSFRARALDVSKPMPIYRAEEIPDLRDFDKINRAVVQMPTGMEKEEETETHLQNALTAQQFYGTAEVQAIPIPEIQGMDERYNKLYKPDFKPTKQYIHIQALGMEQEIPDYDLDSEDESWLNEQSKKMEITPLKFEEMMDRLEKGSGQQVVTLQEAKLLLKEDDDLIIAVYDYWLNKRLRLEMPLIPQVKSEKRDGTTTNNPYVAFRRRTEKMQTRKNRKNDEVSYEKMLKLKRDLCKAVTLLELIKRREKSKKEMLQLSIEILEKRYQMEDFSGSSLAEAEAERDKHPSFIPPYTLTARGQPGSFNGEEVPPIRKKRPYRRRNKQPQQQHPNTVASTAAVAATAASFADVDVLHHEMESSDDDLLSPAMSPSDHEDDNDPDGPFAFKRRRYCAYYAPLFNRLGNWPWCDPAEGGLGDKRHRFSLTMLPGGRCVGYARQRVGRGGRVILDRAHSPWDEALEKVDLSSHSCVGRTSEYITYIRERKIPFYRPQTPPPEDDALREEQWSSSHPATMAACPTAALASASEMNQETYQVHYEQLLQMQRDQETRRLNQDLSSAVVMGDEMGTPNNKVQHSFSSQPTSRFTLDSASAEFAATAVRSTAQLETSVVKSSSEPNFGIVSSLSNLVTSSANIASVTTVVSDAAVTIPSSSLISSISAVTQSLASLPSSTHSSIMVAKPQIASSASSSVTLSLPQMLVSASSTLPSVVSVFTPSLLQSHPPRHLLLQTAAGQQLATCNGPITASPVPSSLSSPSSLLQNKNGGLSTSPAASVLQLNFPITTAMAPRATVPSSTAIPSPSVAPQTILSPALSSSPVCAATVQPLGPGGATASPLTMGTVGNTGVSASLPVGKMMVSKVLPQGVGVSGLLPAASSPMDILKQNHEDGNAVHMFNSDTAMPMDVS; encoded by the exons ATGAGCAAAGTGTCGTTTCGAGCGCGGGCGCTGGATGTCTCCAAGCCCATGCCCATTTACCGGGCTGAGGAGATTCCAGACCTGCGTGATTTCGACAAGATCAACCGCGCCGTTGTGCAAATGCCAACAGGaatggaaaaagaagaagaaacg GAAACACATCTACAGAATGCACTAACTGCCCAGCAATTCTATGGAACAGCTGAAGTTCAGGCGATTCCTATCCCTGAAATCCAGGGCATGGATGAGCGCTACAACAAGCTGTATAAGCCTGACTTTAAGCCCACCAAGCAGTATATCCACATCCAAG CACTTGGCATGGAACAGGAGATACCAGATTATGACCTTGACTCTGAGGATGAAAGTTGGCTAAATGAGCAGAGCAAAAAGATGGAGATTACCCCACTCAAGTTTGAAGAAATGATGGACAGGCTGGAAAAAGGTTCAGGACAGCAG GTAGTAACTCTCCAAGAAGCAAAGTTGCTGCTGAAGGAAGATGACGATCTCATAATTGCTGTCTATGACTACTGGCTCAATAAACGCCTTCGTCTG GAGATGCCTTTGATCCCTCAAGTGAAGTCTGAGAAGAGAGATGGAACAACTACAAACAATCCATATGTGGCTTTCCGCCGAAGAACAGAAAAGATGCAAACAAGAAAG AATCGAAAGAATGATGAGGTCTCCTATGAGAAGATGCTGAAACTGAAACGAGATCTCTGTAAAGCTGt GACCCTTCTCGAACTGATCAAGCGGCGAGAAAAAAGCAAGAAGGAAATGCTGCAGCTTTCGATAGAAATTTTGGAAAAACG GTATCAGATGGAAGATTTCAGTGGCAGTTCATTAGCGGAGGCAGAAGCTGAACGTGACAAGCATCCTTCTTTTATACCTCCCTACACCTTGACTGCGCGAGGCCAGCCTGGCTCCTTTAATGGA GAAGAGGTTCCTCCCATCCGAAAGAAACGTCCTTATAGGCGCCGCAACAAGCAGCCTCAGCAGCAGCACCCTAACACTGTTGCTTCCACAGCCGCTGTGGCAGCAACTGCGGCATCTTTTGCAGATGTGGATGTTTTACATCATGAAATGGAGAGCTCTGATGATGACCTTTTGTCACCT GCAATGTCCCCGTCTGATcatgaagatgataatgatcCTGATGGCCCATTTGCTTTCAAGAGGAGGAGATACTGTGCTTATTATGCA CCCCTGTTCAACCGACTAGGCAACTGGCCTTGGTGTGACCCTGCAGAGGGTGGTTTGGGCGATAAACGACACCGTTTTTCCCTCACCATGCTGCCGGGTGGCCGATGTGTTGGTTATGCTCGTCAGcgagtggggaggggaggaag GGTTATATTGGACAGAGCACACTCTCCATGGGACGAAGCTCTTGAGAAAGTTGATCTATCTTCTCATTCTTGTGTGGGACGAACCAGCGAGTACATCACATATAtacgagaaagaaaaat tcCATTTTACCGACCACAGACACCTCCACCAGAAGATGATGCTTTACGGGAAGAACAGTGGTCATCATCACATCCAGCTACCATGGCAGCATGTCCAACAGCAGCATTAGCGTCGGCATCAGAGATGAACCAGGAAACATACCAGGTGCACTATGAACAACTGCTGCAGATGCAGCGGGATCAAGAAACCCGCCGGCTGAATCAGGATTTGTCAAGTGCTGTTGTCATGGGTGATGAAATGGGTACTCCCAACAATAAAGTGCAGCATTCCTTTTCTTCACAACCTACCTCTCGTTTTACTCTAGACTCTGCAAGTGCTGAATTTGCTGCAACAGCAGTGAGAAGCACAGCACAGTTAGAGACAAGCGTTGTCAAAAGTAGCAGTGAGCCAAACTTTGGCATTGTGTCCAGTTTGTCGAACCTTGTGACAAGTAGTGCAAATATAGCAAGTGTAACTACCGTGGTGTCAGATGCTGCTGTCACTATTCCCTCttcatctttaatttcttcCATATCAGCTGTCACACAATCCCTTGCTTCACTGCCATCGTCCACTCATTCCTCCATCATGGTGGCGAAACCTCAGATTGCATCTTCAGCATCTTCATCTGTGACTCTGAGTCTGCCACAGATGTTGGTTTCTGCATCATCAACACTTCCGTCTGTGGTGTCTGTCTTCACCCCTTCGCTGCTCCAGTCACATCCACCTCGACATCTGCTGTTACAGACTGCCGCAGGCCAGCAGCTTGCAACATGCAATGGACCAATAACAGCATCACCCGTTccttcatcattgtcatcaccatcatctttgCTACAGA ACAAAAATGGTGGACTTTCGACATCACCAGCAGCCTCAGTCCTGCAGCTGAACTTCCCTATTACTACAGCTATGGCTCCTCGGGCTACAGTTCCTTCCTCAACTGCCATCCCTTCTCCATCTGTTGCACCACAAACTATTCTTTCTCCTGCTCTCAGTTCTTCACCAGTCTGTGCAGCGACTGTCCAACCTCTGGGACCAGGTGGGGCTACGGCATCTCCTTTGACCATGGGTACTGTAGGAAACACTGGCGTTAGTGCCAGTCTACCTGTTGGGAAAATGATGGTCAGCAAAGTCTTACCCCAGGGAGTGGGAGTTTCTGGACTGCTTCCTGCTGCATCATCTCCCATGGATATTTTAAA ACAAAATCATGAGGATGGAAATGCTGTTCATATGTTCAACTCTGACACTGCAATGCCTATGGATGTATCCTGA
- the LOC112557050 gene encoding putative hydrolase RBBP9 isoform X3, with the protein MDMEEVKVVIVPGNGAGNVEAANWYGWLHYKLKENNVKSILRNMPDPITARESVWLPFMQDELGCDENTIIVGHSSGAEAAMRYTETHKVKGIVLVSACVTDLGDANERASGYYNRLWQWDSIRANTGFIAQYGSTDDPFIPWLEQKEVADQLNSNLFKFEDKGHFMNTAFPELLAFLKSVL; encoded by the exons ATGGATATGGAAGAGGTCAAAGTAGTCATCGTTCCAGGAAATGGTGCAGGAAATGTAGAGGCTGCCAACTGGTATGGATGGCTTCATTACAAGTTGAAGGAAAATA ATGTCAAGAGCATTCTGAGGAACATGCCAGATCCCATCACAGCTCGAGAATCTGTGTGGCTCCCATTCATGCAGGATGAACTGGGTTGTGATGAAAACACCATTATTGTTGGTCATAGCTCAGGTGCGGAGGCAGCCATGAGATATACAGAGACACATAAG GTGAAGGGGATTGTGTTGGTGTCAGCCTGTGTGACAGATTTGGGTGATGCTAATGAGCGAGCCAGTGGTTATTACAACCGCCTTTGGCAGTGGGACTCTATTCGTGCAAATACTGGATTCATAGCACAGTATGGCTCAACTGATGACCCTTTCATTCCATGGTTGGAACAAAAGGAGGTGGCAGACCAACTCAACAGCAATTTGTTTAAGTTTGAAGACAAAGGTCACTTCATGAACACAGCATTTCCTGAACtacttgcttttttaaaatctgtgctTTAG